A genomic region of [Eubacterium] eligens ATCC 27750 contains the following coding sequences:
- the ffh gene encoding signal recognition particle protein, with protein sequence MAFDSLSEKLQNIFKNLRGKGRLSEADVKAALKEVKLALLEADVNFKVVKQFIKSVEERAIGQDVMSSLTPGQMVIKIVNEEMVSLMGSETTEIALKPGSEITVIMMAGLQGAGKTTTTAKLAGKFKAKGRKPLLVACDVYRPAAIEQLTINGNKQGVEVFSMGTNQKPVDIAKAAIAHAKNNDFNTVILDTAGRLHVDEDMMNELIDIKANVSVDQTILVVDSMTGQDAVNVASSFNEKVGIDGVILTKLDGDTRGGAALSIKAVTGKPILYVGMGEKLSDLEQFYPDRMASRILGMGDVLTLIEKAEAQLDADKAKAMEEKLKKAEFDFNDFLEYMGQIKNMGGISSIMSMMPGLSGQMKNVSIDDDEAEKNMRRTESIIYSMTKAERSNPDILNPSRKNRIARGAGVDIADVNRLVKQFEQMKKMMKQMPGMMKGAKKGRFKLPF encoded by the coding sequence ATGGCATTCGATAGTTTATCAGAGAAATTGCAGAATATTTTTAAGAATCTTCGTGGTAAGGGCCGTTTATCAGAAGCTGATGTTAAGGCTGCTCTTAAGGAAGTTAAGCTTGCCCTGCTTGAAGCTGATGTTAACTTTAAGGTGGTTAAGCAGTTTATCAAGTCTGTAGAAGAAAGAGCAATTGGTCAGGATGTTATGTCAAGTCTTACACCTGGTCAGATGGTTATCAAGATTGTTAATGAAGAGATGGTATCTCTTATGGGATCTGAGACAACTGAGATTGCCTTGAAACCTGGCTCTGAGATTACTGTTATCATGATGGCAGGTCTTCAGGGTGCTGGTAAGACAACTACTACAGCAAAGCTTGCTGGTAAATTCAAGGCGAAGGGAAGAAAACCTCTTTTAGTTGCCTGTGATGTATACAGACCAGCAGCCATTGAACAGCTTACTATTAATGGTAATAAACAGGGCGTTGAAGTATTCTCTATGGGAACTAACCAGAAGCCTGTTGATATTGCCAAAGCTGCTATAGCCCATGCTAAGAATAATGATTTTAATACAGTTATTCTTGATACAGCAGGACGACTTCATGTTGATGAAGACATGATGAATGAGCTTATAGACATTAAAGCTAATGTATCAGTTGACCAGACAATTCTTGTAGTTGACTCCATGACAGGTCAGGATGCTGTTAATGTTGCTTCATCATTTAACGAGAAGGTTGGCATTGACGGAGTTATCCTTACTAAGTTAGATGGTGATACAAGAGGTGGTGCTGCACTTTCAATTAAGGCAGTTACCGGAAAGCCAATTCTTTATGTTGGTATGGGGGAAAAGCTTTCAGATCTTGAACAGTTTTATCCAGACCGTATGGCATCAAGAATACTTGGTATGGGAGATGTCCTTACCCTTATTGAGAAGGCTGAAGCACAGCTTGATGCTGATAAAGCAAAAGCTATGGAAGAAAAGCTTAAGAAAGCAGAATTTGATTTTAATGACTTTCTTGAGTATATGGGACAGATTAAGAATATGGGTGGTATCAGTTCAATTATGAGCATGATGCCAGGACTGTCGGGTCAGATGAAGAATGTTTCAATCGATGATGATGAAGCAGAGAAGAATATGAGAAGAACCGAATCTATCATATATTCAATGACTAAGGCAGAAAGAAGTAATCCGGACATACTTAATCCTTCAAGGAAGAACAGAATTGCAAGAGGTGCAGGTGTTGATATTGCTGATGTTAACAGACTTGTAAAGCAGTTTGAACAGATGAAGAAGATGATGAAGCAGATGCCGGGAATGATGAAAGGTGCTAAAAAGGGACGTTTCAAGTTACCTTTTTAA
- the ylxM gene encoding YlxM family DNA-binding protein codes for MERIVEQNLLYDFYGELLNDHQKKIYEDAIYNDLSLSEIADEYGISRQGVHDLIKRVTKTLDGYEAKLHLIQKFLETKDKVSKIDSLVDDYMESQDISDIHEIKKLSNEILEEF; via the coding sequence ATGGAAAGAATTGTTGAACAGAATCTTTTATATGATTTTTATGGAGAGTTACTTAACGACCATCAGAAGAAGATATATGAAGATGCTATCTACAATGATTTATCTCTCAGTGAGATTGCCGATGAATATGGTATATCAAGACAGGGAGTACATGATCTGATTAAGAGAGTTACGAAGACACTTGATGGATACGAAGCTAAGCTTCATCTTATACAGAAGTTCCTTGAAACCAAGGACAAGGTATCTAAGATTGATTCTTTAGTTGATGATTACATGGAAAGTCAGGATATATCTGATATTCATGAAATCAAGAAGTTATCCAATGAGATTCTTGAAGAATTTTAA
- a CDS encoding AI-2E family transporter gives MKKYSFKRYAGVTMALFGAAALSLLLFFALFRIDAIHKAFSHICRTLMPFIIGGALAYVICPICNFFDNIYNKVFKFIKNEKKKKSLSNNLSVFTGLLIAILFIYFMIIVIIPNLVNSVVRLIQIIPDNVNKVIDFVQKFLNENETLMKYSENIIDKTYTFINDWLGNEFLGYAQGIATGVSTGVVNIIVVLFNVLIGFIVAAYLLTARKKLAKQGEMVVYSIFKKERAASVMEEIKYTDKVFSGFVNGKILDAFVIALICFISLKIFTICNPGKEMMSEILIAFIVGIFNVIPFFGWYIAWFIGALLCLIVNPAQCLFFVIFNFILQQIDGNIIGPKILGNTTGISSFWVLFAILLFGDIWGFAGMLLGVPIFAVIYHLIKKWVFKRLKINGMENLSEEYEMEYPPNEREKRLES, from the coding sequence ATGAAGAAATATTCTTTCAAAAGATATGCAGGAGTTACAATGGCATTATTTGGGGCAGCTGCGCTGTCCCTATTGCTTTTTTTTGCATTATTCAGAATTGATGCCATCCACAAAGCATTTTCGCATATATGCAGAACTCTTATGCCTTTTATAATTGGCGGGGCATTAGCATATGTAATATGTCCAATATGTAATTTCTTCGATAATATATATAATAAGGTATTTAAGTTTATTAAGAATGAGAAAAAAAAGAAAAGCCTGTCCAATAATCTTAGTGTGTTTACAGGGCTTCTTATAGCAATTCTGTTCATATATTTTATGATTATTGTTATTATTCCTAATCTTGTAAACAGTGTTGTACGTCTTATCCAGATTATTCCTGATAATGTCAATAAAGTTATTGATTTTGTACAGAAGTTTCTTAACGAGAATGAAACTCTTATGAAATATTCAGAGAATATTATTGATAAAACATATACATTTATTAATGACTGGCTTGGTAACGAGTTTCTTGGATATGCACAGGGAATTGCTACCGGTGTTTCAACTGGTGTAGTTAATATTATTGTTGTACTTTTTAATGTTCTTATCGGATTTATTGTTGCAGCGTATCTTCTTACAGCAAGAAAAAAGCTTGCAAAGCAGGGAGAGATGGTTGTCTATAGTATATTCAAGAAAGAACGTGCTGCCAGCGTTATGGAAGAGATTAAGTATACTGATAAGGTGTTCAGCGGCTTTGTTAATGGCAAAATCCTTGATGCCTTTGTAATAGCACTTATATGTTTTATATCACTTAAGATATTTACAATATGTAATCCTGGCAAAGAGATGATGAGTGAGATTCTTATTGCATTCATTGTTGGAATATTTAATGTTATTCCTTTCTTTGGCTGGTACATAGCATGGTTTATTGGAGCTTTATTATGTCTTATTGTCAATCCTGCACAGTGCCTGTTCTTTGTAATATTTAATTTTATATTACAGCAGATTGACGGTAATATTATCGGGCCTAAAATTCTTGGTAATACTACAGGAATCTCAAGTTTCTGGGTATTGTTTGCAATACTCCTCTTTGGTGATATATGGGGATTTGCAGGGATGCTTTTAGGAGTTCCTATATTTGCAGTTATATATCATCTTATTAAGAAATGGGTGTTTAAGAGACTGAAGATTAACGGAATGGAGAATTTAAGCGAAGAATATGAAATGGAATATCCTCCTAATGAACGTGAAAAGAGGCTTGAAAGCTGA